From one Streptomyces sp. CA-210063 genomic stretch:
- a CDS encoding peptidoglycan D,D-transpeptidase FtsI family protein, whose product MVSLALTLVMIAFVVRLLQVQAVDASEYAAKADQNRYVGRVLAAERGGITDRNGVDLAISTDANDITADPTMFSREQLKVDDGPEQAAALLAPIIGADQETLTEKLRTKNTRYVLLARRQTPQVWNQISDLKTALAKKAREDKATVNVLAGVFQEPSSKRVYPNGDLAAGILGWVNAEGKGGGGVEQQLNQQLAGKDGKIRYAQSGGRLVPTAGSTETPAVAGSDVELTIDRDIQWAAQNAITEQVKKSEADRGYVIVQDTRTGEILAMANSPGFDPNDLSRANPNSLHNWALEDAYEPGSTAKVMSMAAVLEENVATPGTHVTVPNRLHRGDRLFKDDIDHPTWYLTLNGVLAKSSNIGTILATGELGRNQRESNEILYSYLRKFGIGSRTGLDFPGETKGILAAPGDWSTSQQYTIPFGQGVSINAMQAASVYSTIANGGVRVEPTLVRGTKGPDGRFTPAPKSGKTRVVSEKTAKTLARMLESVVDDEEGTGTKARIPGYRVAGKTGTANRVDPATGRYSGYTSSFAGFAPADNPRITVYCAIQNATKGNYFGGQICGPIYKEVMEFALKTLQVPPTGAKPANLPVAFTP is encoded by the coding sequence ATGGTGAGCCTCGCGCTGACGCTGGTGATGATCGCCTTCGTCGTACGGCTGCTCCAGGTGCAGGCCGTCGACGCGAGCGAGTACGCGGCCAAGGCCGACCAGAACCGGTACGTCGGCCGGGTGCTGGCCGCCGAGCGCGGCGGGATCACCGACCGCAACGGCGTCGACCTGGCCATCAGCACGGACGCCAACGACATCACGGCCGACCCGACGATGTTCAGCCGCGAACAGCTCAAGGTCGACGACGGACCCGAGCAGGCCGCCGCGCTCCTCGCGCCGATCATCGGCGCGGACCAGGAGACGCTCACGGAGAAGCTGCGCACCAAGAACACCCGCTATGTGCTGCTCGCCCGCCGCCAGACCCCCCAGGTCTGGAACCAGATCAGCGACCTGAAGACCGCGCTCGCCAAGAAGGCCAGAGAGGACAAGGCCACGGTCAACGTGCTGGCCGGCGTCTTCCAGGAGCCCAGCAGCAAGCGCGTGTACCCCAACGGCGACCTCGCCGCCGGGATACTGGGCTGGGTCAACGCCGAAGGCAAGGGCGGCGGCGGCGTCGAGCAGCAGCTGAACCAGCAGCTGGCCGGCAAGGACGGCAAGATCCGCTACGCCCAGTCCGGCGGTCGTCTGGTGCCCACCGCGGGCTCCACCGAGACCCCCGCCGTGGCCGGCTCCGACGTCGAGCTGACCATCGACCGCGACATCCAGTGGGCCGCGCAGAACGCCATCACCGAGCAGGTGAAGAAGTCCGAGGCGGACCGCGGCTACGTGATAGTGCAGGACACCCGCACCGGCGAGATCCTGGCGATGGCCAACTCGCCCGGCTTCGACCCCAACGACCTGTCCCGGGCGAACCCGAACTCCTTGCACAATTGGGCCCTCGAAGACGCCTACGAGCCGGGCTCCACCGCCAAGGTCATGTCGATGGCCGCCGTACTGGAGGAGAACGTCGCCACGCCGGGCACGCACGTCACCGTGCCCAACCGGCTGCACCGCGGCGACCGGCTCTTCAAGGACGACATCGACCACCCGACCTGGTATCTGACGCTCAACGGAGTGCTCGCCAAGTCCAGCAACATCGGCACCATCCTCGCCACCGGAGAACTCGGCAGGAACCAGCGGGAGTCCAACGAGATCCTCTACTCGTACCTGCGGAAGTTCGGCATCGGCAGTCGGACGGGCCTCGACTTCCCCGGCGAGACCAAGGGCATCCTCGCCGCGCCCGGCGACTGGTCGACCTCGCAGCAGTACACGATCCCTTTCGGCCAGGGCGTGTCGATAAACGCCATGCAGGCGGCCTCCGTCTACTCGACGATCGCCAATGGCGGCGTACGCGTCGAACCGACCCTCGTACGAGGCACCAAGGGACCGGACGGCCGCTTCACCCCCGCTCCGAAGTCCGGGAAGACCCGGGTCGTGAGCGAGAAGACGGCGAAGACCCTCGCCCGGATGCTGGAGTCCGTCGTGGACGACGAGGAGGGCACGGGCACCAAGGCGCGCATCCCCGGCTACCGGGTCGCGGGCAAGACGGGCACGGCGAACCGTGTGGATCCGGCCACCGGCAGATACAGCGGCTACACCTCGTCGTTCGCCGGGTTCGCGCCCGCCGACAACCCGCGGATCACCGTCTACTGCGCGATCCAGAACGCCACCAAGGGCAACTACTTCGGCGGCCAGATCTGCGGGCCCATCTACAAGGAGGTCATGGAGTTCGCCCTGAAGACCCTCCAGGTCCCGCCCACCGGGGCGAAGCCCGCGAACCTGCCCGTCGCCTTCACCCCCTGA
- a CDS encoding UDP-N-acetylmuramoyl-L-alanyl-D-glutamate--2,6-diaminopimelate ligase produces MTMITPDPGNHAPQPRSHKPSLRSGGGAPGTLTAVPHADQSQTTQKDVPVTYPGPPRPAHVSATPLAELAGQLGAEQSASADTVEVTGITHDSRAVRPGDLYAALPGARLHGADFVDQAAGLGAVAVLTDPSGAERATATGLPALVVENPRARMGELAATIYGRPGGDLLQIGITGTSGKTTTAYLVEGGLKTARSTGLIGTVETRIGDERIKSERTTPEATDLQALFAVMRERGVDSVVMEVSSHALVLGRVDGCVFDVAVFNNLSPEHMEFHSGMEDYFQAKAQLFTPERSRLGVVNLDDEYGRRLVKEATVPVVTFSAEGHPDADWRAEEAQVGPVDSTFTVVGPKGERIAARSPLPGTFNVANTLAAVAALATAGLDPQTAADGIAAVPGVPGRLERVDAGQPYLAVVDYAHKTDAVESVLKALRKVTEGRLHVVLGCGGDRDRTKRAPMGAAMARLSDTAVLTSDNPRSEDPLAILATMLQGAASVPVHERGEVLLFEDRAAAIAAAVARAQPGDTVLVAGKGHEQGQDIAGVVRPFDDRQVLREAIQQTQG; encoded by the coding sequence GTGACCATGATCACTCCCGACCCCGGGAACCACGCACCGCAGCCCCGCTCGCACAAACCCTCGCTTCGCTCCGGCGGGGGTGCGCCCGGTACGCTCACCGCCGTGCCACACGCTGATCAGTCCCAAACCACCCAGAAGGACGTTCCCGTGACATATCCGGGACCGCCCCGGCCGGCCCACGTCTCCGCCACACCCCTCGCGGAACTCGCCGGTCAGCTGGGAGCCGAGCAGTCGGCGAGCGCGGACACCGTCGAGGTCACGGGCATCACCCACGACTCGCGTGCCGTCCGCCCCGGCGACCTGTACGCCGCCCTGCCCGGTGCCCGTCTGCACGGCGCCGACTTCGTGGACCAGGCGGCCGGCCTCGGCGCCGTCGCCGTGCTCACCGACCCGAGCGGCGCCGAGCGCGCCACCGCCACCGGGCTCCCCGCCCTCGTCGTCGAGAACCCGCGCGCGCGGATGGGCGAGCTGGCGGCCACGATCTACGGCCGCCCGGGCGGTGACCTGCTCCAGATCGGCATCACGGGCACCTCCGGCAAGACCACCACCGCCTATCTCGTCGAGGGCGGCCTGAAGACGGCCCGCTCCACCGGCCTCATCGGCACGGTCGAGACGCGCATCGGCGACGAGCGCATCAAGTCCGAGCGGACCACCCCGGAGGCGACCGACCTCCAGGCCCTCTTCGCGGTCATGCGTGAACGCGGTGTCGACTCGGTCGTCATGGAGGTGTCCAGCCACGCGCTGGTCCTCGGCCGGGTCGACGGCTGCGTCTTCGACGTCGCCGTCTTCAACAACCTCAGCCCGGAACACATGGAGTTCCACTCCGGCATGGAGGACTACTTCCAGGCCAAGGCGCAGCTGTTCACACCGGAGCGCAGCAGGCTCGGCGTCGTCAACCTCGACGACGAGTACGGCCGTCGGCTCGTCAAGGAGGCCACGGTCCCGGTCGTCACCTTCTCCGCCGAGGGACACCCCGACGCCGACTGGCGTGCCGAGGAGGCCCAGGTCGGGCCGGTGGACTCGACGTTCACGGTGGTCGGGCCCAAGGGTGAGCGAATCGCCGCCAGGTCGCCGCTGCCGGGCACCTTCAACGTCGCCAACACCCTGGCGGCCGTCGCCGCGCTGGCCACGGCCGGGCTCGACCCGCAGACCGCCGCCGACGGCATCGCCGCCGTCCCGGGCGTGCCGGGCCGGCTGGAGCGCGTGGACGCCGGACAGCCGTATCTCGCGGTCGTCGACTACGCCCACAAGACGGATGCCGTCGAGTCGGTCCTCAAGGCACTGCGCAAGGTCACCGAGGGCCGGCTGCACGTCGTCCTCGGCTGCGGCGGCGACCGGGACAGGACCAAACGCGCGCCGATGGGCGCCGCCATGGCCCGGCTCTCCGACACCGCCGTACTGACCTCCGACAACCCCCGCTCCGAAGACCCCCTCGCGATCCTCGCGACCATGCTCCAGGGCGCGGCGTCCGTGCCGGTGCACGAGCGCGGCGAGGTCCTCCTCTTCGAGGACCGGGCCGCCGCGATCGCCGCGGCGGTGGCCCGCGCACAGCCGGGCGACACCGTGCTGGTCGCGGGCAAGGGCCACGAGCAGGGCCAGGACATCGCCGGCGTGGTCCGTCCCTTCGACGACCGCCAGGTGCTTCGCGAAGCTATCCAGCAGACCCAGGGATGA
- a CDS encoding UDP-N-acetylmuramoyl-tripeptide--D-alanyl-D-alanine ligase produces MIALSLAEIAEVVGGQTHDIPDPSAQVTGPVVRDSREVEPGSLFVAFAGERVDGHDFAAAVVEAGAAAVLASRPVGVPAIVVADVQTALGALARHVVRKLGTTLVALTGSAGKTSTKDLIAQVLRRKAPTVFTPGSLNNEIGLPLTALSATEETRFLVLEMGARGIGHIRYLTDLTPPKIGLVLNVGTAHIGEFGGREQIAQAKGELVEALPPAEEGGAAILNADDPLVRAMASRTKAKVILFGESGEADVRAENVTLTDAGQPVFRLHTPSGASDVTMRLYGEHHVSNALAAAAVAHELGMSADEIATALSEAGSLSRWRMEVTERPDGVTVVNDAYNANPESMRAALRALAAMGKAAQAQGGRTWAVLGKMAELGDESLAEHDAVGRLAVRLNVGKLVAVGGREASWLQLGAYNEGSWGEESVHVSDAQAAIDLLRSQLRPGDVVLVKASRSVGLESVAQALLDSGNEGEVAAR; encoded by the coding sequence GTGATCGCCCTCTCTCTCGCCGAGATCGCAGAAGTCGTCGGCGGGCAGACGCACGACATACCGGATCCGTCGGCGCAGGTCACCGGACCGGTCGTCCGGGACTCCCGTGAAGTGGAGCCCGGCAGCCTCTTCGTCGCCTTCGCCGGCGAACGCGTGGACGGACACGACTTCGCGGCCGCGGTCGTCGAGGCGGGCGCGGCAGCGGTGCTGGCGTCCCGCCCCGTCGGCGTGCCCGCGATCGTCGTGGCCGACGTCCAGACGGCCCTCGGCGCCCTCGCCCGGCACGTCGTGCGGAAGCTCGGTACCACCCTCGTCGCCCTCACCGGCTCCGCGGGCAAGACCAGCACCAAGGACCTGATCGCGCAGGTGCTCCGGCGCAAGGCACCGACGGTGTTCACGCCCGGCTCCCTCAACAACGAGATCGGGCTGCCCCTCACCGCGCTCAGCGCCACCGAGGAAACCCGTTTCCTCGTCCTGGAGATGGGCGCCCGCGGCATCGGCCACATCCGGTACCTCACCGATCTGACGCCGCCGAAGATCGGCCTCGTCCTCAACGTCGGCACCGCCCACATCGGCGAGTTCGGCGGCCGCGAGCAGATCGCGCAGGCCAAGGGCGAGTTGGTGGAGGCCCTGCCGCCCGCGGAGGAGGGCGGCGCCGCGATCCTCAACGCCGACGACCCCCTGGTCCGAGCCATGGCGTCCCGTACGAAGGCGAAGGTGATCCTCTTCGGCGAGTCCGGCGAAGCGGACGTACGCGCCGAGAACGTGACGCTCACGGACGCCGGACAGCCCGTGTTCAGGCTTCACACACCCTCCGGTGCAAGCGATGTGACCATGCGCCTGTACGGTGAGCACCACGTGTCGAACGCGCTCGCCGCGGCCGCCGTCGCCCATGAGCTGGGCATGTCCGCAGACGAGATCGCCACCGCGCTCTCCGAGGCGGGCTCCCTCTCCCGCTGGCGCATGGAGGTCACCGAGCGCCCGGACGGCGTGACGGTCGTCAACGACGCCTACAACGCGAACCCCGAGTCCATGCGAGCCGCTCTGCGCGCGCTCGCGGCGATGGGCAAGGCCGCACAGGCACAAGGGGGTCGTACGTGGGCGGTGCTCGGCAAGATGGCCGAGCTCGGGGACGAATCGCTCGCCGAGCACGACGCGGTCGGACGGCTCGCCGTCCGGCTCAATGTCGGCAAGCTCGTCGCGGTCGGGGGCAGGGAAGCGTCCTGGCTGCAACTGGGCGCATATAACGAGGGTTCGTGGGGTGAGGAGTCGGTGCACGTGTCCGACGCACAGGCGGCGATCGACCTGTTGCGCAGTCAGTTGCGCCCGGGAGACGTCGTACTCGTGAAGGCGTCCCGGTCGGTCGGGCTCGAGAGCGTGGCGCAGGCGCTGCTCGACAGCGGCAACGAGGGTGAGGTTGCCGCCCGATGA
- the mraY gene encoding phospho-N-acetylmuramoyl-pentapeptide-transferase — protein MMKQILFAGVIGLFLTLVGTPLLIKLLARKGYGQYIRDDGPRTHGSKRGTPTMGGIAFILATIAAYFLSKLITGYTPTFSGLLVLGLMGGMGLVGFLDDYIKIVKRRSLGLRAKAKMAGQLIVGIGFAVLALQFPDARDQTPASTKISFVQDFGWTIGPVLFVIWALFMILAMSNGVNLTDGLDGLATGASVLVFGAYTFIGVWQFQESCANTLTLTNPAACYEVRDPLDLAIVASALMGACLGFLWWNTSPAKIFMGDTGSLALGGALAGLAICSRTELLLALLGGLFVLITMSVVIQVGSFRLTGKRVFRMAPLQHHFELKGWSEVLVVVRFWIIQGICVIVGLGIFYAGWAAEK, from the coding sequence ATGATGAAGCAGATCCTGTTCGCGGGAGTCATTGGCCTCTTCCTGACCCTGGTCGGCACCCCGCTGCTGATCAAGCTGCTCGCCCGCAAGGGCTACGGCCAGTACATCCGTGACGACGGCCCGCGCACGCACGGCAGCAAGCGCGGTACGCCGACGATGGGCGGTATCGCCTTCATCCTGGCGACGATCGCCGCGTACTTCCTGTCCAAGCTGATCACGGGCTACACGCCGACCTTCTCCGGTCTGCTGGTGCTCGGCCTGATGGGCGGCATGGGCCTCGTCGGCTTCCTCGACGACTACATCAAGATCGTCAAGCGTCGTTCGCTCGGTCTGCGGGCCAAGGCGAAGATGGCCGGCCAGCTGATCGTCGGCATCGGATTCGCGGTCCTCGCGCTGCAGTTCCCGGACGCCCGCGACCAGACGCCGGCCTCCACCAAGATCTCCTTCGTCCAGGACTTCGGCTGGACCATCGGCCCGGTGCTGTTCGTCATCTGGGCACTGTTCATGATCCTCGCCATGTCGAACGGTGTGAACCTGACCGACGGTCTGGACGGTCTCGCCACCGGTGCCTCCGTCCTCGTCTTCGGCGCCTACACCTTCATCGGCGTCTGGCAGTTCCAGGAGTCCTGCGCCAACACGCTGACCCTGACCAACCCGGCCGCCTGTTACGAGGTACGAGATCCACTCGACCTGGCGATCGTGGCCTCCGCGCTGATGGGCGCCTGCCTCGGCTTCCTGTGGTGGAACACCTCGCCGGCCAAGATCTTCATGGGTGACACCGGTTCGCTGGCCCTCGGCGGCGCGCTCGCCGGTCTCGCGATCTGCTCCCGCACCGAGCTGCTCCTCGCGCTCCTCGGCGGTCTGTTCGTCCTCATCACCATGTCGGTCGTCATCCAGGTCGGCTCGTTCCGCCTGACCGGCAAGCGCGTCTTCCGCATGGCACCCCTCCAGCACCACTTCGAACTCAAGGGGTGGTCCGAGGTCCTTGTCGTGGTCCGCTTCTGGATCATCCAGGGCATCTGCGTGATCGTCGGACTGGGCATCTTCTACGCGGGATGGGCGGCCGAGAAGTGA
- the murD gene encoding UDP-N-acetylmuramoyl-L-alanine--D-glutamate ligase, whose protein sequence is MGGREVTDWQGKRVTVAGLGVSGIPAAKVLHGLGAVVTVVNDGDDERARAQAADLEALGITVRLGDGATLPEGTELVVTTPGWKPDKPLFAAAREAGLEIWGDVELAWRLRGPDAAPWLAVTGTNGKTTTVQMLASILAAAGLRTAAVGNIGVSLLDVVLGDEQYDVLAVELSSYQLHWAPSLKAHSAVVLNLAPDHLDWHGSMEAYAADKGRIYQGNRVACVYNVADKATEDLVREADVEEGCRAVGFTLGTPGPSQLGVVDGILVDRAFVENRQKNAQELAEVSDVHPPAPHNIANALAAAALARAFGVPAAAVRDGLRAFTPDAHRIAHVADVDGVAYIDDSKATNTHAAQASLAAYESIVWIAGGLAKGATFDELVASSAKRLRGVVLIGADRALIREALARHAPEVPVVDLDRTDTGAMLAAVREARTLARAGDTVLLAPACASMDMFVNYNKRGDAFADAVRELAAADG, encoded by the coding sequence ATGGGCGGCCGAGAAGTGACCGACTGGCAGGGTAAGCGCGTCACCGTCGCCGGACTCGGCGTCTCCGGCATCCCGGCGGCCAAGGTCCTGCACGGCCTCGGCGCTGTCGTCACGGTCGTCAACGACGGCGACGACGAACGCGCCAGGGCGCAGGCCGCCGACCTGGAGGCGCTCGGCATCACCGTGCGCCTCGGCGACGGCGCCACCCTGCCCGAGGGCACCGAACTCGTCGTCACCACCCCGGGCTGGAAACCCGACAAGCCGCTTTTCGCCGCGGCTCGTGAGGCCGGCCTGGAGATCTGGGGCGACGTCGAACTCGCCTGGCGCCTGCGCGGCCCGGACGCCGCCCCCTGGCTGGCCGTCACGGGCACCAACGGCAAGACCACGACCGTCCAGATGCTCGCCTCCATCCTGGCGGCGGCGGGCCTGCGGACGGCCGCCGTCGGCAACATCGGGGTCTCGCTGCTGGACGTGGTCCTGGGCGACGAGCAGTACGACGTGCTGGCGGTCGAGTTGTCCAGCTACCAGCTCCACTGGGCGCCCTCCCTGAAGGCGCATTCGGCCGTCGTCCTCAACCTCGCCCCCGACCACCTCGACTGGCACGGCTCGATGGAGGCGTACGCCGCTGACAAGGGCCGTATCTACCAGGGCAATCGGGTCGCCTGCGTCTACAACGTGGCCGACAAGGCCACCGAGGACCTGGTGCGCGAGGCGGACGTCGAAGAGGGCTGCCGGGCCGTCGGATTCACGCTCGGCACGCCCGGACCGTCCCAACTCGGCGTCGTGGACGGCATCCTGGTCGACCGCGCCTTCGTCGAGAACCGGCAGAAGAACGCCCAGGAACTCGCCGAGGTCTCCGACGTCCATCCGCCCGCCCCGCACAACATCGCCAACGCCCTCGCGGCGGCCGCCCTCGCACGGGCCTTCGGGGTGCCCGCCGCGGCCGTACGGGACGGGCTGCGGGCCTTCACACCGGACGCGCACCGCATCGCGCACGTGGCCGATGTGGACGGCGTCGCCTACATCGACGACTCCAAGGCCACCAACACGCATGCGGCGCAGGCCTCTTTGGCCGCGTACGAGTCGATCGTGTGGATCGCGGGCGGCCTCGCCAAGGGCGCGACCTTCGACGAGCTGGTGGCCAGCTCGGCCAAGCGGCTGCGGGGTGTCGTGCTGATCGGCGCGGATCGCGCGCTGATCCGCGAAGCGCTCGCGCGACACGCGCCCGAAGTGCCCGTCGTCGACCTCGACCGGACCGACACTGGGGCGATGCTCGCGGCTGTCCGCGAGGCGCGGACACTGGCGCGAGCGGGCGACACGGTGCTGCTGGCGCCGGCCTGTGCGTCGATGGACATGTTCGTCAACTACAACAAGCGCGGGGACGCGTTCGCGGACGCCGTTCGTGAACTCGCCGCCGCGGACGGCTGA
- the ftsW gene encoding putative lipid II flippase FtsW codes for MPSSRTGRPPVQRLTRRPPVPRPPRENPVRRFHTRARKAWDRPLTAYYLILGGSLLITALGLVMVYSASQITALQKSLPGTFFFRKQFLAATIGTVLLLLASRMPVKLHRALAYPILAGCVFLMALVQVPGIGQSINGNQNWIAIGGSFQIQPSEFGKLALVLWGADLLARKEDKQLLAQWKHMLVPLVPVAFLLLGLIMLGGDMGTAIILTAILFGLLWLAGAPTRLFVGVLSIAGLIGFILIRTSENRMARLACIGATEPRTDGADCWQAVHGIYALASGGIFGSGLGASVEKWGQLPEAHTDFIFAVTGEELGLAGTLSVLALFAALGYAGIRVAGRTEDPFVRYAAGGVTTWITAQAVINMGAVLGLLPIAGVPLPLFSYGGSALLPTMFAIGLLIAFARDEPAARAALAMRQPRFGRKRGGGPSGPGRWNTMRRRVSARSSGER; via the coding sequence ATGCCCAGTAGCCGTACCGGGCGTCCTCCCGTCCAGCGCCTCACCCGGCGGCCGCCCGTCCCACGCCCCCCGCGCGAGAACCCCGTGCGGCGGTTCCACACCCGGGCCCGCAAGGCCTGGGACCGGCCGCTGACCGCGTACTACCTGATCCTCGGCGGCAGTCTGCTGATCACCGCGCTGGGCCTGGTGATGGTCTATTCGGCCTCGCAGATCACGGCGCTGCAGAAGTCGCTGCCGGGGACCTTCTTCTTCCGCAAACAGTTCCTCGCGGCCACGATCGGCACCGTGCTGCTGCTCCTGGCCTCGCGGATGCCGGTGAAGCTGCACCGGGCGCTGGCGTACCCGATCCTCGCGGGCTGTGTGTTTCTGATGGCCCTGGTCCAGGTGCCGGGGATAGGGCAGTCGATCAACGGCAACCAGAACTGGATCGCCATCGGCGGCTCGTTCCAGATCCAGCCCAGCGAGTTCGGCAAGCTCGCCCTCGTGCTCTGGGGCGCGGATCTGCTGGCCCGCAAGGAGGACAAGCAGCTCCTCGCGCAGTGGAAGCACATGCTGGTGCCGCTCGTTCCGGTGGCGTTCCTGTTGCTCGGGCTGATCATGCTCGGCGGCGACATGGGCACCGCGATCATTCTCACGGCGATCCTGTTCGGCCTGCTGTGGCTGGCCGGGGCGCCGACCCGGCTGTTCGTGGGCGTGCTGTCCATCGCCGGGCTCATCGGGTTCATCCTGATCAGGACCAGCGAGAACCGCATGGCCCGCCTCGCCTGCATCGGGGCCACGGAGCCCCGTACGGACGGCGCCGACTGCTGGCAGGCCGTGCACGGTATCTACGCCCTCGCCTCGGGCGGAATCTTCGGTTCCGGCCTCGGTGCGAGTGTGGAAAAATGGGGCCAACTCCCGGAAGCGCACACCGACTTCATCTTCGCCGTCACCGGTGAGGAACTGGGTCTCGCGGGGACGCTGTCGGTGCTCGCCCTCTTCGCGGCTCTAGGCTATGCGGGTATCCGCGTGGCCGGACGCACGGAGGACCCCTTCGTCAGGTATGCCGCGGGAGGCGTGACCACCTGGATCACCGCTCAGGCAGTGATCAACATGGGTGCGGTGCTCGGTCTGCTGCCGATCGCCGGAGTCCCGCTCCCGCTGTTCTCCTACGGAGGTTCCGCCCTGCTGCCGACCATGTTCGCCATCGGGTTGCTGATCGCGTTCGCGCGCGACGAGCCCGCCGCACGGGCGGCGCTTGCCATGCGGCAACCCCGCTTTGGTAGAAAGCGTGGCGGCGGCCCTTCGGGGCCCGGGAGATGGAACACGATGCGACGGCGTGTCTCGGCACGTTCGTCCGGAGAGCGGTGA
- the murG gene encoding undecaprenyldiphospho-muramoylpentapeptide beta-N-acetylglucosaminyltransferase, translating to MHVVLAGGGTAGHIEPALALADALRRQDPTVGITALGTERGLETRLVPERGYELALIPAVPLPRKPTPELITVPGRLRGTIKATEQILERTKADAVVGFGGYVALPGYLAAKRLGVPIIVHEANARPGLANKIGSRYAAKVAVSTPDSKLRDARYIGIPLRRAIATLDRAAARPEARAMFGLDPNLPTLLVSGGSQGARRLNEVVQQVAPYLQQAGIQILHAVGPKNELPQVHQMPGMPPYIPVPYVDRMDLAYAAADMMLCRAGAMTVAELSAVGLPAAYVPLPIGNGEQRLNAQPVVKAGGGLLVDDAELTPQWVQQNVLPVLADPHRLYEMSRAASEFGRRDADDLLVGMVYEAIASRR from the coding sequence GTGCATGTCGTACTCGCCGGTGGCGGAACCGCCGGTCACATCGAGCCCGCGCTCGCCCTCGCGGACGCCCTGCGGAGGCAGGACCCGACCGTGGGCATCACGGCCCTGGGCACGGAGCGCGGCCTGGAGACACGCCTCGTCCCCGAGCGCGGCTACGAACTCGCGCTGATCCCCGCCGTGCCCCTGCCGCGCAAGCCCACCCCTGAGCTGATCACCGTGCCCGGCCGGCTGCGCGGCACGATCAAGGCGACCGAGCAGATCCTGGAGCGCACCAAGGCGGACGCCGTCGTCGGCTTCGGCGGCTACGTCGCCCTGCCCGGTTATCTCGCCGCCAAGCGCCTCGGTGTGCCGATCATCGTCCACGAGGCCAACGCCCGACCCGGCCTCGCCAACAAGATCGGCTCCCGGTACGCGGCCAAGGTCGCCGTCTCCACCCCCGACAGCAAGCTCCGCGACGCCCGCTACATCGGCATCCCGCTGCGCCGCGCCATCGCCACCCTCGACCGGGCCGCCGCGCGCCCCGAGGCCCGCGCGATGTTCGGCCTCGACCCCAACCTGCCGACCCTGCTGGTCTCCGGCGGCTCCCAGGGCGCCCGCCGTCTCAACGAGGTCGTCCAGCAGGTCGCCCCCTACCTCCAGCAGGCCGGGATCCAGATCCTGCACGCGGTCGGCCCGAAGAACGAACTGCCGCAGGTACACCAGATGCCGGGAATGCCCCCGTACATCCCGGTACCGTACGTGGACCGGATGGACCTCGCGTACGCCGCGGCCGACATGATGCTCTGCCGCGCGGGCGCGATGACCGTCGCCGAACTCTCCGCCGTCGGGCTCCCCGCCGCCTATGTCCCGCTGCCCATCGGCAACGGCGAACAGCGGCTGAACGCCCAGCCGGTGGTCAAGGCCGGCGGCGGGCTGCTGGTCGACGACGCGGAACTGACACCCCAGTGGGTGCAGCAGAACGTCCTGCCCGTCCTCGCCGACCCGCACCGGCTGTACGAGATGTCCCGCGCCGCCAGCGAGTTCGGCCGCCGGGACGCCGACGACCTGCTCGTCGGCATGGTGTACGAGGCGATCGCGTCGCGCCGTTAA
- a CDS encoding cell division protein FtsQ/DivIB produces the protein MAGPTTAERGADEDLDSGPPSRRRLPGPRVLLVAAIALVLIAGASVWALYGSSWLRAERVSVSGIRVLTETQVRDAADVPLGEPLISIDTEAIESRLLRKLPRIDSVEVIRSWPHGIGLKVSERTPVLIVEAAGNSGKYVEVDAKGVRFATVSQAPAGVPLLELTVSRSGSSAASLRRFGEDRLVREAVRVAGAIPDAIARETLVVKVRSFDSLSLELSGDRTVAWGSAEKGRAKGRALTALMKAAPDAGHFDVSVPTAPASSGS, from the coding sequence GTGGCCGGACCGACCACCGCCGAACGCGGTGCAGACGAGGATCTGGACTCAGGCCCGCCGTCGCGGCGGCGGCTCCCCGGCCCCCGGGTGCTGCTCGTCGCCGCGATCGCCCTGGTGCTGATCGCCGGCGCCTCGGTCTGGGCCCTGTACGGCTCCTCGTGGCTGCGCGCCGAGCGGGTCTCCGTGTCGGGTATCCGGGTGCTGACCGAGACCCAGGTGCGCGACGCGGCCGACGTGCCCCTCGGCGAGCCGCTCATTTCCATCGACACGGAGGCGATCGAGTCGCGATTGCTCCGGAAATTGCCCCGAATTGACTCGGTTGAGGTCATTCGTTCCTGGCCCCATGGAATCGGGCTGAAAGTGAGCGAACGTACTCCGGTTCTGATTGTCGAAGCGGCCGGAAATTCGGGCAAGTACGTCGAAGTGGACGCGAAAGGTGTGCGTTTTGCCACGGTTTCGCAGGCCCCGGCGGGCGTTCCCCTGCTGGAATTGACGGTCTCCCGGTCGGGTTCGTCCGCCGCCAGTCTGCGGCGATTCGGCGAGGACCGGCTCGTACGGGAGGCCGTGCGGGTCGCCGGAGCGATTCCGGACGCGATCGCCCGCGAGACCCTCGTCGTCAAGGTCCGTTCCTTCGACTCCCTCTCGCTGGAGTTGAGCGGAGACCGTACGGTCGCCTGGGGGAGTGCGGAGAAGGGGCGTGCGAAGGGCCGTGCGCTCACTGCCCTGATGAAAGCCGCCCCGGACGCGGGGCACTTCGACGTGAGCGTCCCCACCGCGCCCGCGTCATCAGGGAGTTGA